The window ATCCTGGATTACTTAATTCTTGGTTGTTCCTCTTGCAGGTGGCCAGCACCAGAACACCTTCAGCTGAGCAAAGTCAAATTGCCCAATTCCTCAATGACACCTTTTCTTCGGTGCGGCAGGAACTGGAGGCCCTGGCTGGCGTGATGACAGCCAGCCCCAGTGGGAGCCCAAGTGCTGTGGGAACTGAACAGACACAGGCACTGCTGGAGCAGTACTCAGAGCTGCTGCTCCAGGCTGTGGAAAGACGAATGGAACGGAGGCTCTGAGCCCTGGAACACCTACCCAAAGGGGCATCACCACCCCCCACCTTCTTCCCTTTGGACCTATGTCAAAACTCTTCAAACCCGAGGGTCTGCCCTCTGGCAGCCTTCAAATGGAAAGTGGGGAGCCcagctttccaatttttttccacaGTGCTCCCTGGacctatttattaatttattttcctgaCATTTGTCCCACTCGACTTCTGCCTCTCCACAGTGCCTCCAGATGCTTGTATCTGGAGCAGATCTGAAGACTGCCCAAAGTTTTCTTGGTGCTGCATGGAAGCTATGGGGAGTTGGGAAGCAGCTCATCCCATTGGGTTTGGGGGAACTGGGAAGGGGTGCTAGCCCTCCTCTCTTTGAAGCCATTTGAATCACTGCAGGAATCTGCTCCCTGGGCTGGAGCAAATACAGGGTATTCAGTGGGGTAAAGGCACTTAGTGCCCCACCTCACCAATGGCAGTAAGTCCTGCCTCCGTCCCTCATGCCCTGAGACTCACTGGGCTCCTCCAATTCGTGAGTAGAAGATCCCAATGGCTGGCATTGTCACCATGGTTCCCCTGCAGTTCAGAAAGGCCCTCTGGACCTTATTATCTGTGGTACTCCACCATCAGGGGACCAGAAATGTCAGGTCAGGGATACCTCCTCCCCAACATTGTCTACATTCCCCACACCCCACAAGGAAGAATTGTTCTTTTCCCTGTCTCCCCACTGACAAGAGTGTGTGGGCTCAGTGCTGTGAGGCATTACTGCGGGTCAGTGAGGTCTTCAGGCTGGATGTTctggtctcctttctcttctctccccacccccccatccccattttctctccttttatgtTAGTGAATTCTAGACTGTAGAAGCCAAGCATATCCTTTCTTTTTGCTAACTTAAGAGGTGCTTGGTCAAAGCCTGTGGGGATGAAGGCTGGAGCTTCCCACCTGCCTTCGAAGGGCAGTTCTAAGGTGCTAGCCCTGTCATAACTGAGGCCATCCTTCTTCAAGGATTTCAGAAGAGGGAACCTCAGACTAtgatcccctctcctccccactcgtCAAGTCATTCCTCCAACTGCTCTTGCAGCCCTGAGCTTTGCCCCATGTATTCATTCTCAACACAATCTTCCCCATCTTCTCTGATGGTAAAGGTGGCGCATGAAAGGGTGTGAGCTCGGAGCTTTGTGTGGCATATTTGACAAATTATTGTTGCTCTGGCCACAGGATGGGCTCCCTGGCTCCCACAGGACAACGGGAGAGCTCATATAGTCTTAAAGCCATATAGTCTGGAAAGCAGGCCTTCTTCAGGACATGTTGTGTTGCCATCGTTATGGGGACAGAGGTTTAGGTAGCTAGCCAATGGCTCAGAGACATTTGGGAAGGAGGTAAGTGTCACAGGTTTAGGGGAGCGGTTAGAAATAGGAAGTAGTGTAGGGTAGGGGGCTGAGTGTTAGAAAAGACCGATGtgagtggaggagagagatgagtagaaagaagggcagGCATGTAAAAGTAGGACCTAGTAGTGGGATTTCATGTAAGAATTGAGGGTTAGGAAAGTTTGTCTCTGGGCTCTGTGTGGGCTCCTTGTAGAGAAGGGTGCTTCCTTAGGTCAACAAGAGGCCTTGTAATGCTCAATTTCAGCAGAAGCCTCGGGGACCATTCGGGGCTTGGCCATGCTTGATTCTTCCTGCATCTTCTCACTGCCACGCTCCCTCCCACaagctcttctctcctccccacgtTCCTGAGCCCTGACATCTGCATGAGCCACCCACCGGAAAATCCTGTGGCACGTGTAGTACAGCCTAATGAGACCGGAGACCTGGGAAGGATTGCCGCGAACCAGCGCGAGGAGCCCAGTTCCGAAATGCCCTCCAaaccctgcccctgcccctgcccgcCCAAGCCTCCCGTATCAGGCCAGCCAGGGTCCAATGCTGCAGTTTAATCCAGACCGCGAACCTCGAGTTCTCCTTTACCCATCCTCCCATCCATCCCCGGGGCCTCCTCGCGCCTAGGGGAAGCCTCCCTTCCCACTCGCGTTTCCCGCTCCCAGGCGGAGGGACTCGTCACTTTGCTAAATACCGGCTGTCATCAGCCTCAACCGTCCTCAGCCCGCGGCCGGAGCTGGGCCGGGCGCCTCTGCATGCCCGAGGTCAGGCACGGCCCCTCGTCCATGGCCGTTTTGGACGCCCCTTATTTATAACTTTTGTACTCTGGCCCCAGGCCTCGCTCCGCCCCCTCCCCTGTGCTTCCCCGCGGGGCTGGGATCCTTTTTAACGCGTCCCTTTGTACCGGTGTCGAAGCAGTCAATAAAACTCGGCTCCTTTGTTACTGACTGGCGGGTCTGCAGTGTGCGGCGCTCGGGGGCGGGGCCTGCGCGTTCCGGGCGGAGCCGCTCCGGGCCAGGGCGGGGCTCAGGGAACCCGGCGTGGCAATGGCGGAGGAGGCGCTGGACGCTGTGCGAAAGCATCTATTGGAATTCCCCAATGCTGCGCGGGGTGAGTAGGGTTTACTGCGAGGCTACGGCGGCCTTCTTTGATCCTACTCAGGGCAGGGGCCCAGTGCACGCCGGGATTAGTAGTCCTGGGGCGTGGACCTCACACCCCGCAAGGTTCCGGGTGCCGCTGCCTCTTTGGGTGCGGGCGCAATGCATCCTGGGAACTAGGTGTAGGTAGCCCCTGGAGGTCGCGGAGAGGGCTGGCCGCTGAAGGCCTGGGCGAGGTGGAAACCGAGTTTTCTGGGAGACCCGTTGGGAAGCGGGGGGCGCCTCGGAGGGTTGCGGAATGGAAACGATCCATATTCCTTTACTACCTAAGCCCCTCCCACCGCTGTTCCCCGGGGGAGCCAGATCGGGAAAACGGTtgccctgccctcatggagtttacttTTCAGAAGCAACTTATAAACGAACCTCGTGCCCAGCCCCGCCTCTCCAGCAGTTCCCAGGGCTGCGCTTGGTGATGGGCAGCATAGACGGGAGGCAGGGGCAGAGTGACCACCGGCTGGGATGCGAGGCGTttgggagggtttggggggagagggagggaatgctGGATctgcagtcagaagacctggattcaaatatcacCACTTAtaacttgaccttgggcaagatacaGCCTCCCTGGTTCTcagtttttcctttataaaatgaagtgcTTGCAACCCCGGGAGTCCTTTCTGGTTCTAAGTCCGCGATGGTAAGGAAGAAACTTGGTGAGAGATGATAGAGTGCGTCCCCAAAGTGCAGTTTTGAGCTTTTGACCcgcactaagactttttgggaCACCCCCTgtatgaagaaagagaagaattaaaaCATACTTTCAAAGCTTCTAGCCTTGGACACTGGGATGGGACTACCAGACACAAATGAGAGGGCTGAGAAGGGaaacttttttggagggggtggggtggatgcTAGGGTTTCTTTTGGTTCATCTTGAGGTGATAGTGGGCCCTCAAAGTACAGATGGCCcctgccccttctcccctctgctaAATTCTGCTTGTCCTCCAAAGCCCAAGACAAGTCCTTATCTCCTCTATGAATGAAGCCTTCTGTTTAATCTCAGCCCACACTGATCTCTCTCCTCTGAAATCCCACCACCCTTATAGAGTTCCACAAAGAATACTGAAACCTTTTCTTGTctctttaaattcaattttattttcaaatctgcattctctcccacccccccaccccgcccccacttAGAGAAAGCAATTAAAAGTAAACCAATTATgcgcagagtcaagcaaaacaaattcttgaattggccatgtacacacacacaaacacacacacacacattgttcttctgatcttttcattctgcatcagttcatataaagttTCCTAGGTTTCTCCCAAATTGTTACCTGCACCCTTTTTTACAGGGCAGTTGTATTTTAATACATTCCTATACTttaatttgttcagctgttccccagtGAATGGACGCTCCTTCAGTTtcgaattctttgccaccacaggaagagctgctataaatatttttgtacatataggtccttttcttgaAACTCTGGGACACTTCTGCAATCTCACCCTTCCTGCTGTACAGCTATTTTGATGACCCTGTGGGTGACCGTGGCTAGGGACCAGGTCAGTGACCTGCCTCTGTTGGCTAGAAGCAGCCTAAACCCTGATCCTGTGCTTTTTCTAGAAAAGTGTTTTTACCCTGCAATAAATAACTTGTGAACCACTGTTTTCATCTGTCTACTAGCTACTCTCCTTCTGTATCCATAGCCCCAGTGAACATCCCTGTCTGAGTAAGACAGTCCATTGTTCAGAATTGGCAATTCTTTGACCCTGAATAAACGCCTTTATTTCTTTGATATTGCTCAGTCAAAGAGTAAGTGATTGAATAGCTTTGTAGGCTTctgtttattattgttttgtgtGTGGTTTATCCCCACACTCTCCACCCCTTACCACACCCCACCAGCTCCGTGAAGGCTGTGGCCTGTTCTCTTAATGtttttttgtgaattttttgggttggagcaatgaaggttaagtgacttgcccagggtcacacagctagtaagtgtcaagtgtctgaggctggatttgaactcagatcctcctgaatccagggctgctgatttattcactgcaccacctagctgctcttccccccccccccatggttcTTTAACGCCGCCAAAGCATTTAACATAGCATTGTACACAGAATTCACAGTAAATGCCCCAGCACAGCCTCGTTAATAACTCacaagacttggagtcagcaagccCAGCATTTGAATGCCTGCTCAGTTACagactaattgtgtgaccctgagcaagtcaattaacctctctccagtttcttcatctgtaaaattgggtgATGGTAACAGCACCTACTTGGTTGTGAGGTTTCGGGAGACAATATAGTCAGTGTTTTACAAACCCTAAAATGCTTTATCAGTATGAGCTGTTATTAGCCTGAAGGCTCTTGACACTGCATTGATCACTGAGCTCAATCCCTATGAGGCTGGGCCAGGCTACAACAGGAAGAGCTGAGGCCATCTGTAAATCTATGGGAAGGAAGCcttgaagagggagggggagagggaagaaaggagagaataagcattatatagcacctactatgtaccaagtactgttgatcctcacagcagccctgtaaggcaggtgctgttattatcaccattttacagttgaagaaactaaggcaaacaggctaagtgactcgtccaaggtcacacaggtagtaagtgcctgaggccatatgtgaacttaggccttcctgactccaggcctagcattccgtccactgtgccacatagctgcctttgAGTTGTAAACCAAGTAGGCAGTGACCCCAGAATATAAATGACCCTCTTGATACCTTGAAGAGGTGTATTCATgtatcctttttgttttgttttgttttgttttgttttgttttgttttgttttgttttgtcatgtGTCCTTTATCGctgattttcctctcttttctcatgTTCAAGCCAGTAAGCCAGTGTCTGGCCCCGGGAAGACCTGGGTATTCAGGACAGTTGGCCAGGGGACACAGTGCAGACCATACAAAGTAATACTTCTCATTCCCCTTCTCTCGTAGTAAATAAGGTCAGAGTCCGTGACCCCAATCGTCTTAGCCCTTGTCTATCCTCAGAGCTCAGCGTGCCATTCACTGTACCGCACTTGGAAGGGCCCCCGACTCCTCTCCAATTCTACAGAGACTGGGTGTGTCCCAACAGGCCCTGCATCATCCGGAATGCCCTGCATCACTGGCCTGCCCTAAAGAAGTGGACATTCTCCTACCTCAGGTGGGAGCTGCCCCTATTTTGGAATGGGGTGGGGACATTGTTCCACCAGGCGTCAGGAGGTCTGGGCCGTGGCCTGTGGACTGCTCGTGTGTTCCTACAGGGCCACAGTGGGCAACACAGAGGTGAGCGTGGCTGTGACACCGGATGGGTACGCAGATGCGGTGTGTGGGGACCGGTTTGTGATGCCTGCAGAGCGGCGGCTGCCTCTGAAAGCGGTGATTGATGTGCTGGAGGGCCGGGCCTATCACCCTGGGGTGCTCTATGTGCAGAAGCAGTGCTCTAACCTTTCCTGCGAGCTGCCCCAGCTGCTGCTTGATGTCGAATCCCATGTGCCCTGGGCCAGTGAAGCTCTAGGTAAGttgaggcaggggagggggaagggtggggatATCTGGGGAGGACAAAGAGTCAGGCAGAGAACAAAGTAAAGCCATGGTTAGGACTCATGTTCAGGACCCCAGCCCTTGATTCATTACTTAGCTCCCTAAGACTAGTGAAGACATTCTAGTCTTTAGATATGgtaggatttagagatggaaaggatcttCCAGGCCACttagtccattttacaaatgaggaaactgaggcccagagaagttccaTGGctcgcccaaggtcatataggtaataaataacagagctgggatttgaactcagggtcctctaATCCCAAGCCCAGCATTATTTCCACTGTTCCCCACTATCTCCTTGATGCAGAGGGAATGGAGAGGCAATAGGGTAAAGTGGAAGGAGGACTGAActtgaaagacctgggttcaggtcctagccCTGATGCTAGCCCTGATgctctgtgactgtgggcaggtTATTTaatctctgagcctcggttttcctcatctgtaaaatgaggatattcaTACTTGCCCTATATACCTCGTGGCTGTGGTGAAGGAAGTGCCTGGCCTTCCTGGCCTTATAAAGAATGATCTGAGCAATGACTGcccactccttcccttccttattaGAAGCTCAAGTTTCCTGACCCTCTTGTGATATCAGTGATATATATGATTCTTACATATAAGGTCCCTATAGGATTGTTAGTTCTTCCCACTGTCCCCAGTTCCAGTGCCCAGGCCTCTTTCTCCACCAGGCTTCTCCACCCACCCAGACCCTCATCCCGCCCTCATCTGCTGTCTCAGCTCACATTCTGTGTGGTCGTGCCTATCCTGGTCTTCTTTGGGAGCGATTCCCACATCTGCCCTTGGCAGGGGGTGGAGGGAGTCTGTGTTCctactctttccctctctgggtttcTAGTTAGAACATAAACTGAAGGTAAGAACTGTCTTTTtagcttgtatttatatctctgGAACTCAGCCTTGTGCCCAACACATAGCAAACAttat is drawn from Dromiciops gliroides isolate mDroGli1 chromosome 2, mDroGli1.pri, whole genome shotgun sequence and contains these coding sequences:
- the JMJD7 gene encoding bifunctional peptidase and (3S)-lysyl hydroxylase JMJD7 isoform X1, whose amino-acid sequence is MAEEALDAVRKHLLEFPNAARVNKVRVRDPNRLSPCLSSELSVPFTVPHLEGPPTPLQFYRDWVCPNRPCIIRNALHHWPALKKWTFSYLRATVGNTEVSVAVTPDGYADAVCGDRFVMPAERRLPLKAVIDVLEGRAYHPGVLYVQKQCSNLSCELPQLLLDVESHVPWASEALGKMPDAVNFWLGEEAAVTSLHKDHYENLYCVISGEKHFILHPPSDRPFIPHELYTQATYHMSEDGSFKMVDEEAMEKVPWIPLDPVAPDLDRYPLYKQAQPLHCTVKAGEMFYLPALWFHHVRQSHGCIAVNFWYDMEYDLKYSYYQLLDSLSKAMELARTDPV